One window of the Alphaproteobacteria bacterium genome contains the following:
- a CDS encoding PAS domain-containing protein — translation MHNHATQRGEPLGAEGALDGFVRVAGGLRSDMTRGLLDFWTALRGRCGGLPTRAMVEPAAIGSRILPHIFLCEYLDDGGVLIRLQGSYLGSRAYQALTGQRIGPKSFGGNSSAILSIYNAVRALERPIGTHERSMRPDCPVIVAEVLHTPLAAEPGGPARFVLGALDRIDEADPASAEGALWGRFAVKLVDPL, via the coding sequence ATGCACAACCACGCGACGCAACGGGGGGAACCGCTCGGCGCCGAGGGCGCGCTGGACGGTTTCGTGCGCGTCGCGGGCGGCCTGCGCTCGGACATGACCCGTGGCCTGCTCGATTTCTGGACCGCGCTGCGTGGGCGCTGCGGCGGCCTGCCGACGCGGGCGATGGTGGAGCCGGCGGCGATCGGTTCCCGGATCCTTCCGCACATCTTCCTGTGCGAGTATCTCGACGACGGCGGCGTGCTGATCCGGCTGCAGGGCAGCTATCTCGGCTCGCGCGCCTATCAGGCGCTGACCGGCCAGCGCATCGGCCCGAAGTCGTTTGGCGGGAACTCGTCCGCCATCCTGTCGATCTACAACGCCGTGCGCGCGCTGGAGCGGCCGATCGGCACGCACGAGCGCTCGATGCGGCCGGATTGCCCGGTGATCGTCGCCGAGGTGCTGCACACGCCGCTCGCCGCCGAGCCCGGCGGGCCGGCGCGCTTCGTGCTGGGTGCGCTGGACCGGATCGACGAGGCCGACCCGGCCAGTGCCGAGGGCGCGCTGTGGGGCCGGTTCGCTGTGAAGCTGGTCGACCCGCTCTGA
- a CDS encoding Hsp20/alpha crystallin family protein, translated as MQAAAPASIAFAVRPRWRRVPAMVEKSELSRNTPDWWSQFFAPVRQFGERVAEFFAPSSEAAATPEAYEVSIELPGVSDADIHAEIRDGRLTISGEKKASREEKGKDFYFSERVYGSFRRTFRLPDDADTDRIQAVHKDGVLTVTIPKRVPTAPEAKKIRIERP; from the coding sequence GTGCAGGCCGCCGCGCCAGCATCCATCGCGTTTGCGGTGCGGCCGCGTTGGAGAAGGGTGCCTGCCATGGTCGAAAAGTCGGAGCTTTCCCGCAATACACCGGACTGGTGGTCGCAGTTCTTTGCGCCGGTGCGACAGTTCGGCGAGCGCGTCGCGGAGTTCTTCGCACCCAGTTCGGAAGCGGCCGCGACGCCGGAGGCCTATGAGGTGTCGATCGAACTGCCGGGCGTCAGCGACGCCGACATTCACGCCGAGATCCGCGACGGCAGACTGACCATCAGCGGCGAGAAGAAGGCCAGCCGCGAGGAGAAGGGCAAGGATTTCTACTTCTCAGAACGGGTCTATGGCAGCTTCCGCCGCACGTTCCGGCTGCCCGACGACGCCGATACGGACCGGATCCAGGCGGTGCACAAGGACGGCGTCCTGACCGTCACGATTCCGAAGCGCGTGCCGACCGCGCCGGAGGCCAAGAAGATCCGGATCGAGCGGCCCTGA
- a CDS encoding PAS domain-containing protein, whose amino-acid sequence METGAPSDADQRQPASDPLAALATIAGGLVSQVTRDMLAYWGSLCERNGCRVPARSQLDPGEIPPRLLPHLFLCEFTPDGGVLIRLQGGYLSESAGQALTWRRIDRQTFGDNAAAVLQVYAAVRDTGRPIATHQRVLTTLGVPIVSEVLHLPFCRGDRPDGPVGFVLGALDRIDNAVAGGRDARAAEWTSIEVLRSV is encoded by the coding sequence ATGGAGACGGGCGCGCCTTCCGACGCGGACCAGCGACAGCCTGCTTCCGACCCGCTCGCCGCGCTGGCCACGATCGCCGGCGGGCTGGTCTCCCAGGTCACGCGCGACATGCTCGCCTATTGGGGCAGCCTGTGCGAACGCAACGGGTGCCGGGTTCCGGCGCGCAGCCAGCTCGACCCCGGCGAAATACCGCCCCGGCTGCTTCCGCATCTGTTTCTCTGCGAATTCACCCCCGACGGCGGCGTGCTGATCCGCCTGCAGGGTGGCTACCTGTCGGAGAGCGCCGGCCAGGCGCTGACTTGGCGGCGGATCGACCGGCAGACATTCGGCGACAATGCGGCCGCCGTGCTGCAGGTCTATGCGGCCGTGCGCGACACCGGCCGCCCGATCGCCACCCACCAGCGCGTGCTGACTACCCTTGGCGTGCCGATCGTCTCGGAGGTGCTGCACCTGCCGTTCTGCCGGGGCGACCGGCCGGACGGCCCGGTCGGCTTCGTGCTCGGCGCGCTGGACCGGATCGACAATGCAGTCGCCGGCGGGCGCGATGCGCGCGCCGCGGAGTGGACGTCGATCGAGGTGCTGCGCTCGGTCTGA
- a CDS encoding copper homeostasis protein CutC: MPAILEICVDSADGLAAAIAGGADRIELCAALAVGGLTPPSSLIALARQAPVPVRMMIRPRDGNFRWTAAEVSQMQADVAEARVAGLEGVVVGASLADGSLDTACLAELLAARGALGATLHRAFDLVPDPHAALDQAAALGCDHILTSGQEVSVVDGAGLVADLVGRAAGRLVVMPGGGLAPDSIASLIRRTGARAVHASAAVAGPPPSGKEADFGFVAPEGRMLTDAATVRALKQAVVAAG; this comes from the coding sequence ATGCCGGCAATTCTGGAAATCTGCGTCGACAGCGCCGACGGGCTCGCCGCCGCCATCGCCGGCGGCGCGGATCGGATCGAGCTGTGCGCCGCCCTGGCGGTCGGCGGGCTGACCCCGCCATCCTCCCTGATCGCGCTGGCACGCCAGGCACCGGTCCCGGTGCGGATGATGATCCGCCCGCGCGACGGCAATTTCCGGTGGACAGCGGCGGAGGTCAGCCAGATGCAGGCCGACGTCGCCGAGGCGCGTGTTGCCGGGCTGGAGGGAGTCGTGGTCGGCGCCAGCCTGGCCGACGGCAGCCTGGATACGGCCTGTCTGGCCGAACTCCTCGCCGCGCGCGGCGCCCTGGGCGCGACCCTGCATCGGGCCTTCGATCTGGTCCCTGATCCGCACGCCGCGCTGGACCAGGCGGCCGCGCTGGGCTGCGACCATATCCTGACCTCCGGCCAGGAGGTCTCGGTGGTCGACGGCGCCGGCCTGGTCGCCGATCTGGTCGGCCGTGCGGCCGGACGGCTGGTGGTGATGCCGGGCGGCGGCCTGGCACCCGACAGCATCGCCAGTCTGATTCGCCGCACCGGGGCGCGCGCTGTCCATGCCTCGGCCGCGGTCGCCGGCCCGCCGCCGTCGGGCAAGGAGGCGGATTTCGGCTTCGTCGCGCCGGAGGGCCGCATGCTGACCGATGCCGCCACGGTGCGTGCGCTCAAGCAGGCGGTCGTCGCCGCAGGCTGA
- a CDS encoding YaiI/YqxD family protein produces the protein MAEPPALYVDADACPVKAEILRVAERCGILVYMVSGQGTRPTPHARVHHVVAGDGFDAADDWIAARVQSGDIVVTADILLAKRCLERGARVVAPTGRPFTTANIGSAIAMRALNADLRDMGAIAAGGRTFSKQDRSRFLNALDAAIHARR, from the coding sequence ATGGCTGAGCCGCCTGCGCTCTACGTCGACGCCGACGCCTGCCCGGTCAAGGCCGAGATCCTGCGCGTGGCGGAACGCTGCGGCATCCTCGTCTACATGGTCAGCGGCCAGGGCACGAGGCCTACTCCGCACGCCAGGGTGCATCACGTGGTTGCCGGCGATGGCTTCGACGCGGCTGACGACTGGATCGCCGCGCGCGTCCAGTCCGGCGATATCGTGGTCACCGCCGACATCCTGCTGGCGAAGCGCTGCCTGGAACGCGGCGCCCGGGTTGTCGCGCCCACCGGCCGGCCGTTCACGACGGCAAATATCGGCTCCGCCATCGCCATGCGCGCCCTCAACGCCGACCTGCGCGACATGGGCGCGATCGCGGCCGGCGGGCGCACCTTCTCGAAGCAGGACCGCAGCCGCTTCCTGAACGCCCTCGATGCGGCGATCCACGCCCGGCGCTAA
- a CDS encoding DUF1491 family protein yields MHDDRLPTELWVMAHVRRCNAAGVPAMVVRRGDAGRGTVILKINQLEHGCRILSQTRDLDGTMGWLAALKGALVPEAEADAYVARAVDRDPDLWVIEVEHREGWHPFEGKVF; encoded by the coding sequence TTGCACGACGATCGGTTGCCGACGGAACTGTGGGTGATGGCCCATGTGCGGCGATGCAACGCCGCCGGCGTACCGGCGATGGTGGTCCGGCGCGGCGATGCCGGCCGGGGCACCGTGATCCTGAAGATCAACCAGCTCGAGCACGGGTGCCGCATTCTGTCGCAGACGCGCGACCTGGACGGGACGATGGGCTGGCTCGCGGCGTTGAAGGGCGCGCTGGTGCCGGAGGCGGAGGCCGATGCCTATGTGGCGCGTGCCGTCGACCGTGACCCAGATCTCTGGGTGATCGAAGTCGAGCATCGCGAAGGCTGGCACCCGTTCGAAGGCAAGGTTTTTTGA
- a CDS encoding oxidoreductase, with translation MTLCARLALFGAVLLGVSAAAQAESDRGLEVVGLAGGTVSLDLDQIESMGSTRLETTTVWTDGQQSFVGVTGADFVAAIGASGEAVLTHAINDYEVVIPFAVFAAETTLIAYRRNGEPMSVRDKGPLWIVFPFDADAMFQSDTYRSYAIWNLDRVEFR, from the coding sequence ATGACGTTGTGCGCAAGGCTTGCCCTGTTCGGCGCAGTCCTGCTCGGCGTTTCCGCCGCGGCGCAGGCCGAGTCCGACCGCGGCCTGGAGGTCGTTGGCCTGGCCGGCGGCACGGTCAGCCTCGACCTGGATCAGATCGAGAGCATGGGCTCGACCCGGCTGGAAACCACGACGGTGTGGACCGATGGCCAGCAGAGCTTCGTCGGCGTGACCGGCGCCGACTTCGTCGCGGCGATCGGCGCCAGCGGCGAGGCGGTGCTGACCCATGCGATCAACGACTACGAGGTGGTGATTCCCTTCGCGGTGTTCGCGGCCGAGACCACGCTGATCGCCTATCGGCGCAACGGCGAGCCGATGTCGGTGCGCGACAAGGGACCGCTGTGGATCGTCTTCCCGTTCGACGCGGACGCGATGTTCCAGAGCGACACCTATCGCTCCTACGCCATCTGGAACCTGGACCGGGTCGAGTTCCGCTAG
- a CDS encoding HAMP domain-containing sensor histidine kinase, with protein MALDKPWRALATVVLTLLYGGFLAAPLVLLVKEASLHREIDAFLGVEDSFVLHRAQIEADRATILLQQTLYGDPAAHSDRVRTAFDVLYGRREALINVGRRTALGSLPAFDGAIASMAAVIDQADRLLEAHDGDGLPAEPVSALLDRIDALHGHLATLSGQAVAAGAMARDEIRARTASLNEQVDASLLALLLASPIYVGGLVATNLRLRRAARRMAALASELGSKNVELIRARDEAEAAGRAKTNFLANMSHELRTPLNAVIGFADVMDQEMFGPLGNDRYREYAGDICGSARHLLGLIGRILDFAKIDGGHWQLEERAERPAEIVDTALRMVRPLAEARRLRLTRTDGVDALFVRLDERAIMQAVVNLLSNAIKFSHDGGRIDVTLARNGLGGLDIRVADHGIGMTEADVARVVLPFTQVGDSFARAKEGIGLGLAITRALVDLHGGELLIESAPAVGTAVTIRLPAERIETAETRRGAARRDGARRQLA; from the coding sequence ATGGCTCTGGACAAGCCCTGGCGCGCCTTGGCGACCGTGGTGCTGACGCTGCTCTACGGCGGCTTCCTCGCCGCGCCGCTGGTGCTGCTTGTCAAAGAGGCATCGCTGCATCGCGAGATCGATGCGTTTCTCGGCGTCGAGGACAGCTTCGTCCTGCACCGCGCCCAGATCGAGGCCGACCGGGCCACGATCCTGCTGCAGCAGACGCTCTACGGCGACCCCGCCGCCCACAGCGACCGGGTGCGGACGGCGTTCGATGTGCTGTACGGACGGCGGGAGGCGCTGATCAACGTCGGCCGGCGCACCGCGCTCGGTTCCCTGCCGGCATTCGACGGCGCGATTGCGTCGATGGCCGCGGTGATCGACCAGGCCGACCGGCTGCTGGAGGCGCACGACGGCGATGGCTTGCCGGCCGAGCCGGTCTCGGCCCTGCTCGACCGCATCGACGCCCTGCATGGCCACCTGGCAACGTTGTCCGGCCAGGCGGTTGCGGCCGGCGCGATGGCGCGCGACGAGATCCGCGCGCGCACGGCGTCGCTCAACGAGCAGGTCGACGCTTCCCTGCTCGCGCTGCTGCTGGCCAGCCCGATCTATGTCGGCGGCCTGGTGGCGACCAACCTGCGGCTGCGGCGGGCGGCCCGGCGGATGGCGGCGCTGGCAAGCGAACTGGGCAGCAAGAACGTCGAGCTGATCCGCGCGCGCGACGAGGCCGAGGCCGCCGGGCGCGCCAAGACCAACTTCCTGGCCAACATGAGCCACGAGCTGCGCACGCCGCTCAACGCCGTGATCGGCTTCGCCGACGTGATGGACCAGGAGATGTTCGGGCCGCTCGGCAACGACCGCTATCGCGAATATGCCGGCGATATCTGCGGCAGCGCGCGGCACCTGCTCGGCCTGATCGGCCGAATCCTGGATTTCGCCAAGATCGACGGCGGCCATTGGCAGCTCGAGGAACGGGCCGAGCGACCAGCCGAGATCGTCGACACCGCCTTGCGCATGGTGCGCCCGTTGGCAGAGGCACGGCGGCTGCGGCTGACGCGGACGGACGGCGTCGACGCGCTGTTCGTCCGGCTCGACGAGCGCGCCATCATGCAGGCGGTGGTCAACCTGCTGTCCAACGCGATCAAGTTCTCGCACGACGGCGGGCGTATCGACGTGACGCTGGCGCGGAACGGTCTGGGCGGGCTGGACATCCGCGTCGCCGACCACGGCATCGGCATGACCGAGGCGGACGTGGCGCGCGTCGTGCTGCCGTTCACCCAGGTCGGCGACAGCTTCGCCCGCGCCAAGGAAGGCATCGGACTGGGGTTGGCGATCACCCGCGCGCTGGTCGACCTGCACGGCGGCGAGCTGCTGATCGAGAGCGCGCCGGCGGTCGGCACCGCCGTGACGATCCGGCTGCCGGCCGAGCGCATCGAGACGGCGGAAACCCGGCGCGGCGCGGCGCGGCGCGACGGAGCGCGGCGCCAGCTTGCCTGA
- a CDS encoding formate/nitrite transporter family protein, producing the protein MSEEYHPTGLAAYKPAEIARLIEAAGIAKAQLGLLPLSMLGMLAGAFIGFGGMFYLVVMTGAGDLFGPARLLGGIAFSLGLILVVVGGAELFTGNALIVMARIDGLISTAALLRNWAVVYPANLVGSLGFVAMIWAAGTMDLSAGAVGQTAARITEAKLALSPLAAFARGVLCNALVCLAIWLTFAAQSALGKIVCILWPITAFVALGFEHSVANMVLLPLGLLAGAAGTVGDAVLNLVYVTLGNIVGGAGGVAFTYWAIYLRGRPHPPKAGPA; encoded by the coding sequence ATGTCCGAGGAGTATCACCCGACCGGCCTTGCCGCCTACAAGCCGGCCGAGATCGCCCGGCTGATCGAGGCTGCCGGCATCGCCAAGGCCCAGCTCGGCCTGCTGCCGCTATCGATGCTTGGCATGCTGGCCGGCGCGTTCATCGGCTTCGGCGGCATGTTCTACCTGGTGGTGATGACCGGCGCCGGCGACCTGTTCGGGCCGGCGCGCCTGCTCGGCGGCATCGCCTTCTCGCTTGGCCTGATCCTGGTGGTGGTCGGCGGGGCGGAGCTGTTCACCGGCAATGCGCTGATCGTGATGGCGCGGATCGACGGCCTGATTTCGACCGCGGCGCTGCTGCGCAACTGGGCGGTGGTCTATCCGGCCAACCTGGTCGGCTCGTTGGGCTTCGTCGCGATGATCTGGGCCGCAGGTACGATGGATCTTTCGGCCGGGGCGGTGGGCCAGACCGCTGCGAGGATCACCGAGGCGAAGCTGGCCTTGTCGCCGCTTGCCGCCTTCGCCCGCGGCGTCCTGTGCAACGCGCTGGTGTGCCTGGCGATCTGGCTGACCTTCGCGGCGCAGAGCGCGCTGGGCAAGATCGTTTGCATCCTGTGGCCGATCACCGCCTTCGTCGCCCTGGGCTTCGAACACTCGGTGGCCAACATGGTGCTGCTGCCGCTCGGCCTGCTGGCCGGCGCGGCCGGCACGGTGGGCGATGCGGTGCTGAACCTGGTCTATGTGACGCTGGGCAACATCGTCGGCGGCGCCGGGGGCGTCGCTTTCACCTACTGGGCGATCTATCTCCGCGGTCGTCCGCATCCGCCCAAGGCAGGGCCGGCCTAA
- a CDS encoding cold-shock protein codes for MTKGTVKFFDATKGYGFIVPDDGGRDAFVHISAVERSGLTTLREGQKVSYELQPGRNGKTAAENLQVLS; via the coding sequence ATGACGAAAGGTACCGTGAAGTTCTTCGACGCCACCAAGGGCTACGGTTTCATCGTGCCCGACGACGGCGGGAGGGACGCGTTCGTCCACATCTCGGCCGTCGAGCGCTCGGGTCTGACCACCCTGCGCGAAGGCCAGAAGGTGTCGTACGAGCTTCAGCCTGGCCGCAACGGCAAGACCGCAGCCGAGAATCTGCAGGTTCTCAGCTGA
- a CDS encoding fatty acid desaturase translates to MTSTSNAPAAPARPRPRLRDLTAPYQTPTDSESIAQIVTSLGGYLAVCAAMYALPEPPLWLILALALLAAGFLVRIFIIQHDCGHESFFRSRSANLAVGFVCGLLTMTPFQSWRRQHAGHHGIWNNLDRRQSGVDIYSSCITVREYRNFGRRRRFAYRASRHPIVANVLLPPLIFLLLYRFPFDTPKARWRERRSVYLTDAIVGAAVVVLGLLVGFDKVLLVQVPIIVAASIIGVWLFSVQHRFEATIWRRQPNWTHEDAAMHGSSHLDLPPVLRWFTGNIGFHHIHHLNPKLPNYRLRACHEANPELQTAPRLGLRRGLGHSRYALWDEDRSRMVSFAEAGRAA, encoded by the coding sequence GTGACGTCGACCAGCAACGCGCCGGCAGCGCCGGCAAGACCACGACCGCGCCTTCGCGACCTGACCGCGCCATACCAGACGCCGACCGACAGCGAGAGTATCGCCCAGATCGTCACCTCGCTTGGCGGCTACCTGGCAGTTTGCGCGGCCATGTATGCGTTGCCCGAGCCGCCCCTCTGGCTCATCCTGGCTCTTGCTTTGCTCGCCGCTGGCTTCCTCGTCCGCATCTTCATCATTCAGCATGACTGCGGCCACGAGTCGTTCTTCAGATCACGCTCTGCCAACCTGGCCGTCGGCTTCGTCTGCGGCCTGCTGACGATGACGCCGTTCCAGTCGTGGCGACGGCAGCACGCCGGCCACCACGGGATCTGGAACAACCTCGACCGCCGCCAGTCCGGCGTCGACATCTATTCCTCATGCATCACCGTGCGCGAGTACCGCAATTTCGGCCGCCGGCGGCGGTTTGCCTATCGCGCCAGCCGACATCCGATCGTCGCGAACGTGCTGCTGCCGCCACTTATCTTCCTGCTGCTCTACCGCTTTCCCTTCGACACGCCGAAGGCAAGATGGCGCGAGCGCCGCTCAGTCTACCTGACCGACGCCATCGTCGGCGCCGCCGTGGTCGTTCTCGGACTGTTGGTCGGCTTCGACAAGGTGCTGCTGGTCCAGGTGCCGATCATTGTGGCCGCGTCGATCATCGGCGTCTGGCTATTCTCCGTGCAGCATCGCTTCGAGGCGACGATCTGGCGACGTCAGCCGAACTGGACGCACGAGGATGCCGCAATGCACGGCTCGTCGCACTTGGACCTGCCGCCGGTCCTGCGCTGGTTTACCGGCAATATTGGATTTCACCACATCCACCATCTGAATCCGAAACTGCCCAATTACAGGCTGCGTGCCTGCCACGAAGCCAATCCGGAACTGCAGACCGCGCCGAGGCTGGGTCTGCGGCGCGGCCTGGGCCATTCCCGCTATGCGCTGTGGGACGAAGACCGCAGTCGCATGGTCAGTTTCGCCGAGGCCGGGCGCGCCGCCTGA
- a CDS encoding cold-shock protein, whose amino-acid sequence MTDGTVKFFNSIKGFGFIQPDDGSKDAFVHISAVERAGLSGLHEGQKVSYELQTGRNGKTSAENIVLRD is encoded by the coding sequence ATGACTGACGGAACCGTGAAGTTCTTCAATTCGATCAAGGGCTTTGGCTTCATCCAGCCCGACGATGGCAGCAAGGATGCCTTCGTGCACATCTCCGCCGTCGAGCGGGCCGGGCTGAGTGGCCTGCATGAGGGCCAGAAGGTCAGCTACGAGCTCCAGACCGGCCGCAACGGCAAGACTTCTGCCGAGAACATCGTCCTGCGCGACTGA
- the ccoS gene encoding cbb3-type cytochrome oxidase assembly protein CcoS has translation MDQLIYLIPIALFLGLVGLGAFLWAMKSGQFDDLEGAAWRVLFDDDDDGDAADGRHDRS, from the coding sequence ATGGACCAGCTGATCTACCTGATCCCGATCGCCCTGTTCCTCGGCCTGGTCGGCCTTGGTGCCTTCCTGTGGGCAATGAAGTCCGGTCAGTTCGACGACCTGGAGGGCGCCGCATGGCGGGTGCTGTTCGACGACGACGACGACGGCGATGCCGCCGACGGCAGGCACGACCGCTCCTAG
- a CDS encoding heavy metal translocating P-type ATPase, giving the protein MTTVQAEAGWQPVAGFVRSDGAQHRLELLVDGAHCGGCIAKIERALKAEPDVELARLNLTTKRLALRWHGPVARGDALAQKVRDLGYAVAPFDSALADTRAQAEERTLLRALAVAGFAAGNVMLFSIAIWAGHSQGMSAETRGLMHWFSALVALPAVAYAAGPFYRSAWQALRVGRTNMDVPITLAVALASAMSLYETAVGGEHAYFDSAVTLLFFLLVGRFLDRRARRRARSAAEMLLAMQARAVTVLGPDGSPVSLRADDIAPGMTALVAAGERIGVDGVVTDGRSDVDTSAITGESTPTAAGPGIQVFAGMVSRTGALRVRVTAVGPDTLLGDIVRLLEAAEQRKSRFVALADRVARYYAPAVHTLALVAFLAWWLAAGIAWQSALMIAVAVLIVTCPCALGLAVPAVQVIANGRLMRLGVLVKSGTALERLAAVDTVVFDKTGTLTLGEPRLMAIEQGDGDALACAGGLAAASRHPLARALWEAAERPAPYRGVAETPGLGLAWNGPDGEIRLGSREWCGLADAPSDSTEIWLVRPGLPPVRFAFADTPRADATETVARLLAAGKDIALMSGDRPGPVAALAGELGIVRWQAGMRPADKAAALEALRADGRRVLMVGDGLNDAPALAAAHVSMAPASGTAVTQTAADLVFQGARLAPVLAALETAHAAGRLVRQNLTLAIAYNAIAVPIAMAGLVTPLVAAVAMSSSSLLVVGNALRLGAARGRMTWTS; this is encoded by the coding sequence ATGACGACGGTCCAGGCCGAAGCGGGCTGGCAGCCCGTCGCCGGGTTCGTCCGCTCCGACGGTGCGCAGCACCGGCTGGAGCTGCTGGTCGACGGCGCGCATTGCGGCGGCTGCATCGCCAAGATCGAGCGGGCGCTGAAGGCCGAGCCGGACGTCGAGCTGGCCCGGCTGAACCTGACCACCAAGCGGCTGGCGCTGCGCTGGCACGGTCCGGTCGCCCGCGGCGACGCGCTGGCACAGAAGGTGCGCGACCTCGGCTATGCCGTGGCGCCGTTCGACAGCGCGCTGGCGGACACCCGGGCGCAGGCGGAGGAGCGGACGCTCTTGCGCGCGCTGGCCGTCGCCGGTTTCGCCGCCGGGAACGTGATGCTGTTCTCGATCGCGATCTGGGCCGGACACAGCCAGGGCATGTCGGCCGAGACGCGGGGCCTGATGCACTGGTTCTCCGCGCTGGTGGCGCTGCCCGCCGTGGCCTATGCCGCCGGCCCGTTCTACCGTTCGGCCTGGCAGGCGCTGCGGGTCGGCCGGACCAACATGGACGTGCCGATCACCCTCGCCGTCGCGCTCGCGTCGGCGATGAGTCTGTACGAGACAGCGGTCGGCGGCGAGCACGCCTATTTCGACAGCGCCGTGACGCTGCTGTTCTTCCTGCTGGTCGGCCGCTTCCTCGACCGGCGGGCGCGCCGGCGTGCCCGGTCGGCGGCGGAGATGCTGCTGGCGATGCAGGCGCGCGCCGTCACCGTGCTGGGCCCGGACGGCAGCCCGGTCAGCCTGCGCGCCGACGATATCGCGCCCGGCATGACCGCGCTGGTGGCGGCGGGCGAGCGCATCGGCGTCGACGGCGTGGTGACCGACGGGCGCAGCGACGTCGACACCAGCGCCATCACCGGCGAGAGCACGCCGACCGCCGCCGGACCCGGCATCCAGGTCTTCGCCGGCATGGTCAGCCGCACCGGCGCGCTGCGCGTGCGCGTCACCGCCGTCGGCCCCGACACGCTGCTGGGCGACATCGTCCGCTTGCTCGAGGCCGCCGAGCAGCGCAAGTCGCGCTTCGTCGCGCTGGCCGACCGTGTCGCCCGGTACTATGCGCCGGCGGTCCATACCCTGGCTCTCGTCGCCTTCCTGGCATGGTGGCTCGCGGCCGGTATCGCCTGGCAGTCCGCGCTGATGATCGCGGTTGCCGTGTTGATCGTGACCTGTCCCTGTGCGCTCGGCCTTGCGGTGCCGGCGGTCCAGGTGATCGCCAACGGCCGGCTGATGCGGCTGGGCGTGCTGGTCAAGTCCGGCACCGCGCTGGAACGGTTGGCGGCGGTCGACACCGTGGTATTCGACAAGACCGGCACGCTCACGCTCGGCGAGCCGCGGCTGATGGCGATCGAGCAGGGCGACGGCGACGCGCTTGCCTGCGCCGGCGGGCTCGCGGCCGCCAGCCGTCACCCGCTGGCCCGGGCGCTGTGGGAGGCCGCCGAGCGGCCGGCGCCGTACCGCGGCGTCGCCGAGACGCCCGGCCTGGGGCTGGCCTGGAACGGCCCGGATGGCGAGATCCGGCTCGGCAGCCGGGAATGGTGCGGGCTTGCCGACGCCCCGTCGGACAGCACCGAGATCTGGCTGGTCCGGCCGGGGCTGCCGCCGGTCCGCTTCGCCTTCGCCGACACCCCGCGCGCCGACGCAACCGAGACCGTTGCCAGGCTTCTCGCGGCCGGCAAGGACATCGCCCTGATGTCGGGCGACCGACCCGGTCCGGTCGCCGCTCTTGCCGGCGAACTCGGCATCGTGCGCTGGCAGGCCGGCATGCGGCCGGCCGACAAGGCCGCCGCCCTCGAGGCCCTGCGCGCGGACGGCCGGCGGGTGCTGATGGTCGGGGACGGGCTCAACGACGCGCCGGCGCTGGCCGCCGCCCACGTCTCGATGGCACCGGCCAGCGGCACCGCCGTCACCCAGACCGCCGCCGACCTGGTGTTCCAGGGCGCGCGGCTGGCACCGGTGCTGGCGGCGCTGGAAACCGCACATGCGGCGGGCCGGCTGGTCCGGCAGAACCTGACGCTGGCCATCGCCTACAACGCCATCGCGGTACCGATCGCGATGGCCGGGCTGGTGACGCCGCTGGTCGCCGCCGTCGCCATGTCATCGTCCTCGCTGCTGGTGGTCGGCAACGCACTGCGGCTGGGTGCGGCGCGCGGGCGCATGACATGGACCAGCTGA
- a CDS encoding FixH family protein — protein MSSADPSPHPEGHFTPAPPADPRRSRWIPWAIVAFFGVVLAANGALLGFSIDTFNGLATDNAYDRGLAYNDTLEKLAAQEALGWQVTDRYAAIDPLQGRLTVAVREADGTALTGATVTATIDRPLQEGFTRTVTLDPVGIGVYATDLDFPMPGNWAIGIAIDHPQGRYVLEKGIVVR, from the coding sequence ATGTCTTCCGCGGACCCTAGTCCCCACCCGGAGGGGCATTTCACGCCCGCGCCGCCGGCCGACCCGCGGCGCAGCCGGTGGATTCCCTGGGCCATCGTCGCCTTCTTCGGCGTGGTGCTGGCCGCCAACGGCGCCCTGCTCGGCTTTTCGATCGACACCTTCAACGGGCTCGCCACCGACAATGCCTACGACCGCGGCCTCGCCTACAACGACACGCTGGAGAAACTGGCGGCGCAGGAGGCGCTGGGCTGGCAGGTCACCGACCGCTATGCCGCGATCGACCCGTTGCAGGGGCGCTTGACCGTCGCGGTTCGCGAGGCCGACGGCACCGCCCTGACCGGCGCCACGGTCACCGCGACCATCGACCGTCCGCTGCAGGAAGGGTTCACCCGGACGGTGACCCTCGATCCGGTCGGCATCGGCGTCTATGCGACGGACCTGGATTTCCCGATGCCGGGCAACTGGGCGATCGGCATCGCGATCGACCACCCGCAGGGCCGCTATGTCCTGGAAAAGGGGATCGTTGTCCGATGA